One window of the Jatrophihabitans sp. genome contains the following:
- a CDS encoding type II toxin-antitoxin system VapC family toxin, whose amino-acid sequence MSLAIIDASVLAVFYLTADPRRDAVIARLSAGDALYAPAHLDAEVVSALRGLARANPALQRATPAALRHLARLPVRRMPLAPLLDRMWALRDNVTAYDAAYVALAERLAAPVLTCDAKLAAASGGLCAFDLIS is encoded by the coding sequence GTGAGTCTCGCGATCATCGACGCCTCTGTACTGGCGGTGTTCTACCTGACCGCGGATCCGCGCCGGGACGCGGTCATCGCTCGGCTCAGTGCCGGTGATGCGCTGTACGCGCCGGCTCATCTGGATGCCGAGGTCGTGTCAGCTCTCCGCGGTCTCGCGCGGGCCAATCCGGCGCTCCAGCGCGCGACGCCTGCCGCGTTGCGACATCTCGCGCGCCTGCCGGTCCGGCGGATGCCGCTGGCTCCACTGCTCGATCGGATGTGGGCGCTTCGGGACAACGTCACGGCCTACGACGCCGCTTACGTCGCGCTCGCCGAACGGTTGGCGGCTCCGGTCCTCACCTGCGATGCCAAGCTGGCTGCCGCCAGCGGCGGTCTCTGCGCTTTCGACCTGATCTCATGA
- a CDS encoding AAA family ATPase — protein sequence MTNHLSARIAWHMDGWNGRVCQQPATNTYCVGAHSFPGEAIRESRDLPWEQSNAGRHCDGLDGIPPCVYSINAFGDSSITGFSDPPSWYPAEQRITWEMPASTVCIWPFEEMYREEVRAWGGKRQYDYDKRRQYAEDYLNRIQPESSLVFYYANYSNPFSREDSPKYVIVGASRVKRLSRIRNYDGMTPEARKDYGGGFVWAVDLTSHYPDEGLRLPYHVYKDQPEKAERFLVVPPNPRNFKYATRLFGDDEALEIVERLIESVTELQQMGDSTEEWPRRLAWLHSQVGFLWHARGLYPGMAGVLDHLQAPALISWFKAEAEKGTGNQAKSAIFAFLDGTGSLADANLSDPEVKAVRRRWNLMDSSQRLMLADVLVRFDLPGQQLRKILGTDPESYGLTATAAEVAANPYVLAEQFVGDGADDTISFTKIDHGMLPSPELGGAALADPDDPRRLRSLCVERLRNEQADVFIAGANLIHEVNERLSGYPDWKRHQFTPQHLEADRDELEGALIIRAEQGEPWVYLKDAYQDERLLEEQLRRLEERPSIVLKVPMTEERWRGSLRDPNSPLAARVADDYNAAIVGQAEVCLGIFPKALCVLAGEAGTGKTTVVKSLLDAIERTEGAGASVQLLAPTGKAAERLRERTGRREQTSTVHSFLAKKGWLNANFTFKRRGGAREDAFTTYVIDECSMLSLDLLATLFRAINWNSVRRLVLVGDPSQLPPIGRGRVFADIIDWLQPLGAVGELSVNMRQMENRALDQGTGILDLADAYRRRSPAMSVEAADTAPAEDILARVQEGGEVDKDLRVLYWSGQEDLTGKLVNQVVSDIETDTGVVKDGMAEWRFWKTAFGDYLRPERMQVLSPYRGEVHGTEALNAAFQQFVHGRSAADLREIDGIALNDKVIQIRNRPRSDSIWAYNQETRVNERVEVYNGEMGFTRPHPFDSKKLHSSGFRPQHFRVGFSTKPHLGVDYGKDLGKTPDGKWRPQESVEENLELAYAVSIHKAQGSEFDRIYFVVPKHRRALLSRELFYTGLTRAARHCTLLIEEDISPLLSMRRLEQSRLLAVNASLFSFNPVPEELRKLGGWYEEGKIHSTLTTYMVRSKSEVIIANMLFERDIPFVYEMPLYAPDGTYVLPDFTITARGEVWYWEHVGMLDDAAYQNRWETKKQWYDRHFPGRLLTTFESPLLSVRSAEVIGSLG from the coding sequence ATGACCAATCATTTGTCGGCACGGATCGCCTGGCACATGGACGGCTGGAACGGGCGGGTGTGCCAGCAGCCGGCGACGAACACCTACTGCGTGGGAGCCCATTCGTTTCCAGGCGAGGCGATCCGAGAGTCCCGCGATCTCCCGTGGGAGCAGTCGAACGCGGGCAGGCATTGCGATGGCCTGGACGGCATTCCTCCTTGTGTCTATTCGATCAACGCTTTTGGTGACAGCTCGATTACCGGCTTCTCGGACCCCCCATCCTGGTACCCGGCTGAGCAACGGATCACCTGGGAGATGCCCGCATCGACGGTGTGCATCTGGCCGTTCGAGGAGATGTACCGAGAAGAAGTGCGGGCATGGGGCGGCAAGCGCCAATACGACTACGACAAACGAAGGCAGTATGCCGAGGACTATCTGAACCGGATACAGCCGGAGAGCAGCCTCGTCTTCTATTACGCCAACTACAGCAACCCCTTCAGTCGGGAGGACTCGCCCAAGTACGTCATCGTTGGTGCCTCCCGCGTTAAGCGCCTGTCTCGGATCCGGAACTACGACGGCATGACACCCGAAGCTCGCAAGGACTACGGCGGGGGCTTCGTATGGGCAGTAGACCTCACGTCGCACTACCCGGACGAAGGTTTGCGCCTGCCGTATCACGTCTACAAGGATCAACCCGAGAAGGCGGAACGCTTTCTGGTCGTTCCACCGAATCCACGCAACTTCAAGTACGCCACTCGCCTCTTCGGAGATGACGAGGCGTTGGAGATCGTCGAGCGCCTGATCGAGTCGGTGACCGAACTGCAGCAGATGGGCGACAGTACGGAGGAGTGGCCTCGGCGGCTCGCGTGGCTGCACTCGCAGGTTGGGTTCCTTTGGCACGCACGGGGGCTCTATCCGGGGATGGCTGGGGTTTTGGATCACCTTCAGGCGCCGGCTTTGATCTCGTGGTTCAAGGCCGAGGCTGAAAAGGGAACCGGCAACCAGGCCAAGTCGGCGATCTTCGCCTTCCTTGACGGGACAGGGTCACTCGCCGATGCCAACCTCAGCGATCCGGAGGTGAAGGCCGTTCGCCGACGGTGGAACCTCATGGACAGCAGCCAGCGACTGATGTTGGCCGACGTCCTAGTGCGGTTTGACCTGCCGGGGCAACAACTCAGAAAGATCCTGGGAACTGATCCCGAATCCTATGGGCTCACCGCCACTGCGGCCGAGGTGGCCGCCAATCCTTACGTTCTAGCTGAGCAGTTCGTCGGGGATGGCGCCGACGACACGATCAGCTTCACCAAGATCGACCACGGGATGTTGCCCTCTCCTGAGCTGGGAGGAGCCGCGCTGGCAGATCCTGACGACCCGAGGAGGCTGCGATCGTTATGCGTTGAGCGGCTGCGCAATGAGCAGGCGGACGTGTTCATCGCAGGGGCGAATTTGATCCACGAAGTCAACGAGCGCCTCAGCGGGTATCCCGACTGGAAGCGGCATCAATTCACTCCTCAGCACCTTGAAGCGGACCGAGATGAACTCGAAGGCGCTCTGATCATCCGAGCGGAGCAAGGGGAGCCATGGGTGTACCTCAAAGATGCCTACCAGGATGAGCGCCTACTTGAGGAGCAGTTGCGCAGGCTTGAGGAGCGGCCCAGCATCGTCCTGAAGGTGCCGATGACTGAGGAGCGCTGGCGCGGCAGTCTTCGTGACCCGAACAGCCCTCTAGCAGCACGCGTCGCCGACGATTACAACGCCGCGATAGTAGGCCAGGCCGAAGTGTGCCTCGGCATCTTTCCAAAGGCGCTGTGCGTGCTCGCGGGCGAGGCGGGCACTGGCAAGACCACGGTGGTCAAGTCTCTGCTGGATGCGATCGAGCGCACCGAAGGCGCCGGCGCAAGCGTGCAACTGTTGGCTCCGACGGGAAAGGCCGCGGAGAGGTTACGCGAACGCACCGGCCGCCGGGAACAGACGTCCACGGTTCATTCTTTCCTGGCCAAGAAGGGGTGGCTGAACGCTAATTTCACTTTCAAGCGACGGGGTGGCGCACGTGAGGACGCGTTCACCACCTACGTCATCGACGAGTGTTCGATGCTGAGCCTGGATTTGCTGGCAACCCTGTTCCGCGCGATCAACTGGAACTCAGTCCGTCGCTTGGTGCTTGTTGGCGACCCGAGCCAGCTTCCGCCAATCGGGCGGGGCCGAGTGTTCGCCGACATCATCGATTGGCTCCAGCCGCTGGGCGCTGTCGGTGAACTCAGCGTCAACATGCGCCAGATGGAGAATCGGGCGCTTGACCAGGGCACGGGGATCCTTGACCTGGCCGACGCATACCGTCGACGCAGCCCGGCGATGTCGGTGGAGGCTGCCGATACCGCGCCTGCCGAAGACATCCTGGCCCGCGTTCAAGAGGGTGGCGAAGTCGATAAGGATCTGAGAGTCCTGTACTGGAGCGGACAGGAGGACCTGACGGGGAAGCTGGTCAACCAAGTCGTATCGGATATTGAGACCGATACGGGTGTGGTCAAGGACGGAATGGCGGAGTGGCGATTCTGGAAGACCGCGTTCGGCGACTACCTGAGGCCCGAGCGGATGCAGGTGCTCTCTCCCTACCGCGGGGAAGTGCACGGTACCGAGGCGCTGAACGCTGCATTCCAGCAATTCGTCCACGGTCGGTCTGCCGCGGACCTTCGCGAGATAGATGGGATCGCGCTCAACGACAAAGTCATCCAGATCAGGAACAGGCCGCGATCTGACAGCATCTGGGCGTACAACCAGGAGACACGGGTTAACGAGCGGGTGGAGGTTTATAACGGAGAAATGGGGTTCACCCGTCCGCACCCTTTCGATTCCAAGAAGTTGCACTCTTCCGGGTTCCGTCCTCAGCATTTCCGCGTGGGGTTCTCAACGAAACCCCATCTCGGAGTTGATTACGGGAAGGATCTCGGCAAGACGCCGGACGGCAAGTGGCGCCCCCAGGAGTCCGTCGAGGAAAATCTCGAACTCGCCTACGCAGTGTCGATTCACAAGGCGCAGGGTAGTGAGTTCGATCGGATCTACTTCGTGGTTCCCAAGCATCGAAGGGCCCTGCTCTCGCGTGAGTTGTTCTACACGGGGTTGACTCGAGCGGCCAGGCACTGCACGCTCCTCATCGAGGAGGATATCTCCCCACTATTGTCGATGCGACGCCTTGAGCAGTCACGACTGCTGGCTGTGAATGCATCGCTCTTCAGCTTCAACCCCGTTCCCGAAGAGCTACGTAAGCTTGGTGGTTGGTACGAGGAAGGCAAGATCCACTCCACTCTCACCACGTATATGGTTCGTTCAAAGAGTGAGGTGATCATCGCCAACATGCTTTTCGAACGCGACATACCGTTCGTCTATGAAATGCCCCTCTATGCTCCCGACGGCACCTACGTCCTGCCGGACTTCACCATCACAGCACGGGGCGAAGTGTGGTACTGGGAGCACGTCGGCATGCTCGACGATGCGGCCTACCAGAACAGGTGGGAGACGAAGAAGCAGTGGTATGACCGGCACTTCCCGGGTCGGCTACTCACCACCTTCGAGTCTCCACTGCTCAGCGTTCGATCCGCGGAGGTCATTGGTTCCCTCGGATGA
- a CDS encoding alpha/beta fold hydrolase: protein MTQLLTEVSAPDGRTLGVAQWGDPDGSAVFFLHGIPGSRLVRPRDEEAIERAGLRLVTYDRPGYGVSHRQPGRRVVDCAQDVAAIADALGLDRFAVSGFCGGGPHALAVAACLDGRVTAAESQGGSAPFGAEGLDWWAGMSPEGVAEFGWALDGERALHENLMRLAEEKLAGMALDRANLHAARDEQAGAELARPDAVREFVNAMRDGFTAGIWGRVDDNLAVLAEWGFSLDEIAVPVTLRYGARDAEISPGHGTWLGAHIPDAKVVVDPDGGHFIDPGTRIEELRALVAAG from the coding sequence ATGACGCAGCTGTTGACGGAGGTCTCGGCACCCGACGGACGCACGCTCGGGGTGGCGCAGTGGGGCGATCCGGACGGCTCTGCCGTCTTCTTCCTGCACGGCATTCCAGGCTCCCGGCTGGTCCGCCCTCGGGACGAGGAAGCGATCGAACGCGCGGGGCTGCGGCTGGTGACCTACGACCGGCCGGGCTACGGCGTCTCGCACCGCCAGCCTGGCCGGCGGGTGGTCGACTGCGCCCAGGACGTGGCCGCTATCGCCGATGCGCTGGGCCTGGATCGGTTCGCGGTGTCCGGCTTCTGCGGCGGGGGACCGCACGCGCTGGCGGTGGCTGCCTGCCTCGATGGCCGGGTGACGGCCGCCGAGAGCCAGGGCGGCTCCGCTCCCTTCGGGGCCGAGGGTCTGGACTGGTGGGCCGGCATGAGCCCGGAGGGCGTCGCGGAATTCGGCTGGGCGCTCGATGGTGAGCGTGCCCTGCACGAGAACCTGATGCGGCTGGCGGAGGAAAAGCTGGCGGGGATGGCGCTGGACCGGGCGAACCTGCATGCCGCTCGGGACGAGCAGGCCGGCGCCGAGCTTGCCCGTCCCGATGCCGTGCGGGAGTTCGTGAACGCGATGCGCGACGGGTTCACCGCCGGAATCTGGGGCCGGGTCGACGACAACCTGGCGGTCCTCGCCGAGTGGGGCTTCTCCCTCGACGAGATCGCGGTACCGGTCACCCTCCGCTACGGCGCCCGGGACGCTGAAATCTCGCCGGGTCACGGCACCTGGCTGGGTGCGCACATCCCCGACGCCAAGGTGGTCGTGGACCCCGACGGCGGCCACTTCATCGATCCCGGCACCCGCATCGAGGAACTGCGCGCCCTGGTCGCGGCTGGCTGA
- a CDS encoding SHOCT domain-containing protein has translation MGNSGDDFGDIPTAFLWFVGVTVAVMVCILVLAAVSTVRNRRVLRQAGVDPSTVGSQLAVRYLRGQAGRPEVRSASDRLADLTDLRDRGLITPDEYQTRRAQVLDSI, from the coding sequence ATGGGGAACTCAGGCGACGATTTCGGCGACATCCCGACGGCCTTCTTGTGGTTCGTCGGAGTAACGGTGGCCGTCATGGTGTGCATCCTCGTGCTGGCAGCGGTGTCGACGGTTCGCAACCGCCGGGTGTTGCGGCAGGCCGGCGTCGATCCGAGCACCGTGGGTTCTCAGCTCGCGGTCCGGTACCTGCGTGGGCAGGCAGGGCGGCCTGAAGTGCGCTCCGCGTCCGACCGGCTGGCCGACCTCACCGACCTGCGGGATCGGGGCCTGATCACCCCGGACGAGTACCAGACCCGACGGGCACAGGTCCTCGACAGCATCTGA